From the Thermovirga lienii DSM 17291 genome, one window contains:
- a CDS encoding Nitrilase/cyanide hydratase and apolipoprotein N-acyltransferase (PFAM: Carbon-nitrogen hydrolase~COGs: COG0388 amidohydrolase~InterPro IPR003010~KEGG: amt:Amet_0691 nitrilase/cyanide hydratase and apolipoprotein N-acyltransferase~PFAM: Nitrilase/cyanide hydratase and apolipoprotein N-acyltransferase~SPTR: Nitrilase/cyanide hydratase and apolipoprotein N-acyltransferase), producing MKEFIVAGCQFTIKPMDVKANIEKALVFLEKAVKEHEADLVVFPETITTGFTPLPKATQEETIESLWEAVSDVPGPITEPIQEAAAKLGVHVVWPTYRRGPSKDIVYNSCMVIDDNGNIVGDIYDKTHPFPTERKEGGGWTTAGDKPVVVETKFAKIGLTICYDGDFPDLATTETLMGAEVIVRPSALLRTYDIWQFVNQARAYDNHVYYVAINSVGVDGSGNSFFGSSMIIDPTGWKLAQARGNDEIISAKLDPDPIKYVSHGTKSPMIFDHIEDRNVGVYKDWILKEGKCPFEPAKRIPYKKKSS from the coding sequence GTGAAGGAATTTATAGTTGCAGGATGCCAGTTCACCATAAAGCCCATGGATGTCAAGGCCAACATAGAAAAGGCCTTAGTCTTCCTTGAGAAGGCAGTCAAGGAACATGAAGCAGATCTAGTGGTCTTTCCAGAGACCATAACCACGGGCTTTACTCCTCTTCCCAAGGCTACACAGGAAGAGACTATCGAATCTCTCTGGGAGGCCGTAAGCGACGTTCCAGGTCCTATAACCGAGCCAATCCAGGAAGCGGCAGCTAAGTTAGGCGTTCATGTGGTTTGGCCCACTTATCGGAGGGGGCCTTCCAAGGATATAGTTTACAATTCCTGCATGGTTATAGACGATAACGGCAACATAGTGGGTGACATCTATGACAAGACCCATCCCTTCCCAACGGAGAGAAAGGAAGGTGGAGGGTGGACCACAGCTGGAGACAAACCTGTAGTTGTGGAGACCAAATTTGCCAAGATAGGACTTACCATATGCTATGATGGTGATTTTCCCGATCTTGCGACAACGGAGACCCTCATGGGGGCCGAGGTCATAGTGAGACCTTCTGCCTTGCTTCGCACTTACGATATTTGGCAGTTTGTGAACCAGGCCAGGGCCTACGACAATCACGTGTATTATGTGGCCATCAACTCGGTGGGAGTGGATGGTTCGGGCAACAGCTTCTTCGGTAGCTCCATGATAATAGACCCCACGGGATGGAAATTGGCACAGGCCAGAGGTAATGATGAAATAATCTCCGCAAAGCTGGATCCAGATCCAATAAAATATGTCAGCCACGGCACCAAATCCCCCATGATATTCGATCATATAGAGGATCGAAACGTGGGCGTTTACAAGGATTGGATATTGAAGGAAGGCAAATGCCCCTTTGAGCCTGCAAAGCGAATCCCTTATAAGAAGAAAAGTTCTTAA
- a CDS encoding transcriptional regulator, CdaR (PFAM: Purine catabolism regulatory protein-like family~COGs: COG3835 Sugar diacid utilization regulator~InterPro IPR012914~KEGG: tai:Taci_0407 transcriptional regulator, CdaR~PFAM: purine catabolism PurC domain protein~SPTR: Putative transcriptional regulatory protein) yields the protein MKVADLFKKSNFPDFRLLGGAEGVSNKITSVSVIDSPDVFRWMRGGEFLIGSGYIFKEAPDSMAEFMRLVAEREIAALGIKIDRYHSKIPESCIKEADKLGLPLIEIPLKYRWIDINEIVYGYILKEKEGNKNQKGVALQEIFSETWDNHSLLANLASSINCPLAIKAFDLNINNYYEIDGSVHDSERSEAVFSLPPLSEKEMPSQGAVTIHVRETLIEGEKRHVALFTLSSQPPIEMALILPPGEQYPSIKHERMAIRALGILRGNSFEARLHNNALSAQRDQFLQNLCLGTYNNEEMVMHRAKELKIDMPEEAIVLLTCSTKDTYAPPLWRPPFPLSYKHANQWISIASTTEYKAYREDLQKAAKDERLWIAAGSTVKKWDNIKLSYEEAKRAIDWLRKFKPVPGIYIYGELAMHTLLNRLASLPEAKGLWKRYWAPVLYENSARRAVPLSEVAKALISSDFNIKECASSLHLHYNTVRNYIKELEDVLQVDLNNRLHRLAITLGYYIHTLRDNTPWDDT from the coding sequence ATGAAAGTTGCAGATCTCTTCAAAAAAAGCAATTTCCCTGATTTCCGTCTTCTAGGGGGAGCAGAAGGTGTATCAAACAAGATAACCTCTGTCTCCGTCATAGATTCGCCGGATGTCTTCAGGTGGATGCGAGGAGGCGAGTTCCTAATAGGGAGCGGTTACATCTTCAAGGAAGCCCCGGACAGCATGGCAGAGTTCATGCGCCTGGTGGCTGAAAGGGAAATAGCTGCCCTGGGGATCAAAATAGATAGATACCACTCCAAAATTCCGGAAAGCTGCATAAAGGAAGCAGACAAGCTGGGACTCCCCTTGATAGAGATTCCCCTTAAATACCGTTGGATAGACATAAACGAGATAGTTTACGGATACATACTGAAGGAAAAGGAAGGGAACAAAAACCAAAAGGGTGTAGCTTTACAGGAGATATTCAGCGAGACTTGGGATAACCACTCATTGCTTGCCAACCTGGCTTCCAGTATCAACTGTCCCTTGGCGATTAAGGCTTTCGACCTCAACATAAATAACTACTACGAAATCGATGGCTCCGTACATGACTCGGAAAGATCCGAGGCTGTTTTCTCCCTCCCACCTCTGAGCGAAAAAGAGATGCCCTCCCAAGGTGCAGTGACCATACATGTAAGGGAGACATTGATAGAGGGAGAAAAAAGGCATGTAGCTCTATTTACTTTGAGCTCCCAGCCTCCAATTGAGATGGCCCTCATCTTACCTCCAGGAGAACAGTACCCATCGATCAAACATGAAAGGATGGCCATAAGGGCCTTAGGGATCCTAAGGGGTAACAGTTTCGAGGCAAGATTGCACAACAACGCCCTATCAGCCCAAAGGGACCAGTTCCTGCAAAACCTGTGCCTAGGAACCTACAACAACGAGGAGATGGTTATGCATAGGGCCAAGGAACTCAAGATAGACATGCCAGAGGAGGCAATTGTCCTTCTAACGTGCTCAACAAAGGACACTTACGCTCCCCCTCTGTGGCGTCCCCCTTTTCCTTTGAGCTACAAACATGCCAACCAATGGATAAGCATCGCAAGCACCACAGAGTACAAAGCATACCGGGAGGATCTGCAAAAAGCCGCCAAAGACGAAAGGCTATGGATCGCAGCGGGGAGCACGGTTAAAAAATGGGACAACATAAAGCTATCCTATGAAGAGGCCAAAAGGGCTATTGATTGGCTGAGAAAATTTAAACCTGTCCCAGGAATATACATATACGGAGAACTGGCCATGCACACCCTACTCAATCGGCTGGCTTCTCTTCCTGAGGCAAAAGGCCTTTGGAAGCGGTATTGGGCCCCAGTCCTTTACGAGAACTCTGCAAGACGAGCAGTACCTCTGTCGGAAGTGGCAAAAGCCCTGATATCCTCCGACTTTAACATAAAGGAGTGCGCAAGCTCACTGCACCTTCACTACAACACGGTGAGAAACTACATCAAGGAACTTGAGGATGTGCTTCAGGTAGACTTGAACAATAGGCTCCACAGGTTGGCCATAACCTTGGGTTACTACATCCACACTTTACGGGACAATACCCCATGGGATGATACGTAA